The Dunckerocampus dactyliophorus isolate RoL2022-P2 chromosome 1, RoL_Ddac_1.1, whole genome shotgun sequence genome has a segment encoding these proteins:
- the kcnk15 gene encoding potassium channel subfamily K member 15 isoform X2, with product MKKQNVRTLSLILCMFSYLLVGAAVFDALESETESFCRRILEQKRNEMKKKYRFSEEDYREIERVVLQAEPHRAGRQWKFAGSFYFAITVITTIGYGHAAPGTDAGKVFCMFYAVLGIPLTLVMFQSLGERMNTFVRYLLHKTKQCLGLKLTEVSMENMVLVGFLSCIGTLCVGAAAFSHFEGWSFFHAYYYCFITLTTIGFGDFVALQKKEDLQEKTPYVVLSFMYILVGLTVIGAFLNLVVLRFLTMNSEDEKRDAQERASLKRDRGLLDRALGLRVVGDHSRNDRRERNRHNMGYSHSQSPLFLPMEEGTSRTNLIVSSAEDHERERSPCRHRLQFQDPQQLPRLQGQHRALFPWKHTLTGA from the exons ATGAAGAAGCAGAACGTCCGGACACTGTCGCTCATCCTCTGCATGTTCTCCTACTTGCTGGTGGGCGCCGCCGTCTTCGACGCGCTCGAGTCGGAGACGGAGAGCTTCTGCAGGCGCATCTTGGAGCAGAAGCGCAACGAGATGAAGAAGAAGTACCGTTTTTCTGAGGAGGACTACCGCGAAATCGAGAGGGTGGTGCTGCAAGCAGAGCCCCATCGCGCCGGGAGGCAGTGGAAATTTGCTGGTTCCTTTTACTTTGCAATTACAGTCATCACCACTATTG GTTATGGCCATGCAGCACCAGGCACAGATGCAGGAAAGGTGTTCTGCATGTTCTACGCAGTACTGGGCATTCCTCTGACTTTGGTCATGTTTCAGAGTCTGGGAGAGAGgatgaacacatttgtgcgttaTCTCCTCCACAAGACCAAGCAGTGTTTGGGCCTTAAACTCACAGAGGTGTCAATGGAGAACATGGTTCTAGTGGGCTTCCTATCCTGTATTGGAACACTCTGTGTGGGGGCTGCAGCTTTCTCCCACTTTGAAGGATGGAGCTTCTTCCATGCTTACTACTACTGCTTCATCACACTCACCACTATTGGCTTTGGTGACTTTGTGGCCCTGCAGAAGAAGGAGGACCTTCAGGAGAAAACCCCCTATGTGGTTTTGAGCTTCATGTACATACTGGTGGGGCTTACAGTGATTGGGGCCTTCCTGAACTTGGTGGTGCTTCGTTTCCTCACCATGAACAGTGAAGATGAGAAGAGAGATGCTCAAGAAAGAGCATCACTGAAGAGGGACAGAGGCCTTCTGGATCGGGCTCTGGGTCTCCGCGTTGTGGGCGATCACAGCAGAAACGACCGCAGGGAAAGGAACAGACACAACATGGGGTACAGCCACAGCCAAAGTCCGCTCTTCCTCCCGATGGAGGAGGGAACCAGCCGCACCAACCTAATTGTTTCCTCAGCAGAGGAccatgagagagagagaagccCCTGCAGACACAGGCTGCAGTTTCAG GATCCACAGCAGCTCCCTAGGCTCCAGGGACAACACCGGGCTCTCTTCCCCTGGAAGCACACACTCACCGGGGCATAG
- the kcnk15 gene encoding potassium channel subfamily K member 15 isoform X1, with protein MKKQNVRTLSLILCMFSYLLVGAAVFDALESETESFCRRILEQKRNEMKKKYRFSEEDYREIERVVLQAEPHRAGRQWKFAGSFYFAITVITTIGYGHAAPGTDAGKVFCMFYAVLGIPLTLVMFQSLGERMNTFVRYLLHKTKQCLGLKLTEVSMENMVLVGFLSCIGTLCVGAAAFSHFEGWSFFHAYYYCFITLTTIGFGDFVALQKKEDLQEKTPYVVLSFMYILVGLTVIGAFLNLVVLRFLTMNSEDEKRDAQERASLKRDRGLLDRALGLRVVGDHSRNDRRERNRHNMGYSHSQSPLFLPMEEGTSRTNLIVSSAEDHERERSPCRHRLQFQVTADACKAESSLSSLCSCVCYRLGICPLVARSQHKGRNVGSVYYNSVSYRIHSSSLGSRDNTGLSSPGSTHSPGHSFHKFPRSRRKSV; from the exons ATGAAGAAGCAGAACGTCCGGACACTGTCGCTCATCCTCTGCATGTTCTCCTACTTGCTGGTGGGCGCCGCCGTCTTCGACGCGCTCGAGTCGGAGACGGAGAGCTTCTGCAGGCGCATCTTGGAGCAGAAGCGCAACGAGATGAAGAAGAAGTACCGTTTTTCTGAGGAGGACTACCGCGAAATCGAGAGGGTGGTGCTGCAAGCAGAGCCCCATCGCGCCGGGAGGCAGTGGAAATTTGCTGGTTCCTTTTACTTTGCAATTACAGTCATCACCACTATTG GTTATGGCCATGCAGCACCAGGCACAGATGCAGGAAAGGTGTTCTGCATGTTCTACGCAGTACTGGGCATTCCTCTGACTTTGGTCATGTTTCAGAGTCTGGGAGAGAGgatgaacacatttgtgcgttaTCTCCTCCACAAGACCAAGCAGTGTTTGGGCCTTAAACTCACAGAGGTGTCAATGGAGAACATGGTTCTAGTGGGCTTCCTATCCTGTATTGGAACACTCTGTGTGGGGGCTGCAGCTTTCTCCCACTTTGAAGGATGGAGCTTCTTCCATGCTTACTACTACTGCTTCATCACACTCACCACTATTGGCTTTGGTGACTTTGTGGCCCTGCAGAAGAAGGAGGACCTTCAGGAGAAAACCCCCTATGTGGTTTTGAGCTTCATGTACATACTGGTGGGGCTTACAGTGATTGGGGCCTTCCTGAACTTGGTGGTGCTTCGTTTCCTCACCATGAACAGTGAAGATGAGAAGAGAGATGCTCAAGAAAGAGCATCACTGAAGAGGGACAGAGGCCTTCTGGATCGGGCTCTGGGTCTCCGCGTTGTGGGCGATCACAGCAGAAACGACCGCAGGGAAAGGAACAGACACAACATGGGGTACAGCCACAGCCAAAGTCCGCTCTTCCTCCCGATGGAGGAGGGAACCAGCCGCACCAACCTAATTGTTTCCTCAGCAGAGGAccatgagagagagagaagccCCTGCAGACACAGGCTGCAGTTTCAGGTGACGGCAGATGCATGTAAGGCAGAGTCGAGTCTGAGCTCTCTCTGCTCATGTGTGTGCTACCGCCTGGGCATTTGTCCGCTTGTGGCCCGCAGCCAACACAAAGGCCGCAATGTTGGTTCTGTTTACTACAACTCTGTCTCCTATAGGATCCACAGCAGCTCCCTAGGCTCCAGGGACAACACCGGGCTCTCTTCCCCTGGAAGCACACACTCACCGGGGCATAGCTTCCACAAATTCCCCCGTTcaaggagaaagtcagtgtga
- the ogfr gene encoding opioid growth factor receptor has protein sequence MEDDCVCDYDSTWDTESDGEDPAGDGQPRRPSQDRNKCGWTLVSWHHTPRNMRAAKDMQNYRRGYPNLADDECSEDKMNNLQFYLNKFPSAPDDVYIESFLKEWKNDYKRLERVHSYIQWLFPLREPGVNYMASELTKKEIEAFKSNEDAKKRLVESYELMLGFYGIRLVNKETGEVTRADNWKERFGNLERNMHNNLRITRILKSMGELGFEHYQAPLVRFFLEETLVKKNLTSVKRSVLDYFLFAVLDKQKRQELVRFAYLHFEPKDKFVWCPRKIQKQFRKAEKRSEAVGNGDSRDDVYSRAKNKDGEKGVHLKDEELDNTGKTQKETEISKDKIKQLESTPQPKADKMTVGNGTNSGPETNNNSLGNSNETADDVDEMDQSPTPDTVTVKTEPTADIELKSTNISQDTIQEPDNVMQMDEDVGIEEPPKKKREESVMMQSNGISAGDVSTGQAEGKAGANTAPGQMSSSAQTPLKTSKYSPCLSLGREEKIPRTDFIQVPDKEDKVSEANGSTHKKGDEQTTEKKSEDVDMESNPSSLDPNMGNT, from the exons ATGGAGGAcgactgtgtgtgtgattaCGACTCGACCTGGGACACGGAGAGTGATGGAGAAGACCCGGCCGGAGATGGCCAACCTCGTCGGCCCAGCCAAGACAGGAACAAATGTGGTTGGACTTTAGTATCG TGGCATCACACGCCCAGAAACATGAGGGCAGCAAAGGACATGCAGAACTACAGAAGAGGATACCCC AATCTTGCAGACGACGAGTGCTCGGAGGACAAAATGAACAACTTGCAGTTCTACCTCAATAAATTTCCCTCTGCACCTGATG ATGTCTACATTGAATCCTTCCTCAAAGAATGGAAGAATGACTACAAAAGGCTGGAGAGAGTTCACTCATACATTCAGTG GCTGTTCCCACTCCGCGAACCAGGGGTAAACTACATGGCTTCTGAACTCACCAAGAAGGAAATTGAG GCCTTTAAGAGTAATGAGGATGCCAAAAAGAGGCTGGTGGAGTCGTATGAACTCATGTTGGGCTTCTACGGCATCCGCCTAGTTAACAAAGAGACTGGTGAGGTGACACGAGCAGACAATTGGAAAGAGCGCTTCGGGAACCTTGAGCG GAACATGCACAACAACCTGCGCATCACTCGCATCCTGAAGAGCATGGGGGAGCTGGGCTTTGAGCACTATCAGGCACCGCTCGTGCGCTTCTTTCTTGAGGAGACTCTGGTCAAGAAGAACCTCACCAGTGTTAAACGCAGTGTACTTGACTACTTCCTGTTCGCGGTTCTGGATAAACAAAAACGCCAGGAGTTAGTGCGCTTCGCCTACCTTCACTTTGAACCAAAGGATAAATTTGTGTGGTGTCCCAGGAAGATTCAGAAGCAGTTCAGGAAGGCAGAGAAACGATCAGAAGCTGTTGGCAATGGAGACAGTCGGGATGACGTCTATTCAAGGGCTAAAAACAAAGATGGAGAAAAGGGGGTTCACCTTAAAGACGAGGAACTGGACAATACAGGAAAGACACAGAAAGAAACTGAAATaagtaaagacaaaatcaaaCAGTTGGAGTCAACGCCTCAGCCCAAGGCTGATAAAATGACTGTTGGAAATGGCACCAACAGTGGACCTGAGACCAATAACAACAGTTTAGGGAACAGCAACGAGACTGCTGATGATGTTGATGAAATGGATCAGTCACCCACTCCTGACACCGTGACCGTCAAAACTGAGCCTACTGCAGATATTGAGTTGAAGTCTACAAACATTTCACAGGACACCATTCAGGAACCCGACAATGTCATGCAAATGGATGAAGATGTGGGCATAGAGGAGCCTCcgaagaagaagagagaagagagTGTGATGATGCAGAGCAATGGCATCTCTGCTGGAGACGTGAGCACTGGCCAGGCAGAGGGCAAGGCTGGCGCTAACACAGCCCCTGGCCAAATGAGCTCGTCTGCTCAAACACCTCTTaagacttcaaaatattcaccCTGCCTGTCATTAGGGAGGGAGGAGAAGATCCCAAGGACTGATTTTATTCAAGTGCCAGATAAAGAGGACAAAGTGTCGGAGGCAAACGGGAGCACCCATAAAAAAGGGGACGAACAGACAACTGAGAAGAAGTCGGAGGACGTTGACATGGAGTCAAACCCCTCTAGTTTAGACCCCAACATGGGTAACACATGA